Proteins from a single region of Desulfolutivibrio sulfoxidireducens:
- a CDS encoding DUF4881 domain-containing protein → MRRMWLNLLLALPVMCILGCGEYGKVDQGRVVAFDKDKKVVTIIRDKKIDTMNPDYSYLPPLTYTLPTDPKEVGPEPKAGGRMKLDMEKSEIIFYDGAIQNFVHVPFKLVERKDGVTKDNDLVKDKKLPAVDKEKKTVTIYSGRQKLYVVVQVGDEFMKYPDAEWDAGDEVRIYYKEDGKALRFMNISKTDIYKK, encoded by the coding sequence ATGAGACGCATGTGGCTGAATCTGCTCCTCGCCCTCCCGGTGATGTGCATCCTGGGCTGCGGAGAGTACGGCAAGGTGGACCAGGGCCGGGTCGTGGCCTTCGACAAGGACAAAAAAGTGGTCACCATCATCCGTGACAAGAAGATAGATACCATGAACCCGGACTATTCGTACCTGCCGCCCCTGACCTACACCTTGCCCACGGATCCGAAGGAAGTGGGTCCCGAGCCCAAGGCCGGCGGTCGGATGAAGCTGGACATGGAAAAAAGCGAGATCATCTTCTACGACGGGGCCATCCAGAACTTCGTGCATGTCCCGTTCAAGCTGGTGGAGAGAAAGGACGGCGTGACCAAGGATAACGACTTGGTGAAGGACAAGAAGCTGCCCGCCGTGGACAAGGAGAAAAAGACCGTCACCATCTATTCCGGACGCCAGAAGCTCTACGTGGTGGTCCAGGTGGGCGACGAGTTCATGAAGTACCCTGACGCCGAGTGGGATGCGGGCGACGAGGTGCGCATCTACTACAAGGAAGACGGCAAGGCCCTGCGGTTTATGAACATCAGCAAGACCGACATCTACAAGAAGTAA